A genomic region of Leishmania braziliensis MHOM/BR/75/M2904 complete genome, chromosome 33 contains the following coding sequences:
- a CDS encoding putative serine peptidase, whose amino-acid sequence MQSLVNSIVFVPPQNPNSLQRVQLLQHRRHMSFTSKNSGERISYYHFDTNGNLVTKDSLERVVRSSMVVLFHHGNAEDLGGTFSYAQSIACAFGAAVVIYDYCGYGFSGFPDASTRAEVTEKSVYSDADHMYDHLLSLGYPAYRIVIVGRSVGGGPACYLAEKYHKEVGGLVLISTFTSCLRVVSSCCLPYLCCCLDLFPNYRRIDHVMECPVLVMHGTHDEVVPYRCSRELLEDIVKHRTRALQRLLKKREWARANQAKGSTTRRVASAAPINTALGFMTVGVSDELVTASLPPVDEVSVFDLYRRAYDSLPEAVRRMAEESLDVTAADVSIGVFHRWFSGCGHNNIKAREERAFSEVFKYFLCFTAAFSLEREALLSSKSAASVARVSGDFALRAHSEDRE is encoded by the coding sequence ATGCAGTCGCTCGTGAACAGCATCGTCTTTGTGCCTCCACAGAACCCCAACAGTCTGcagcgtgtgcagctgctgcagcacaggcGACACATGAGCTTCACGAGTAAAAATAGCGGCGAGAGAATTTCGTACTACCACTTCGATACAAACGGTAATCTCGTGACCAAGGACAGCCTCGAGCGGGTGGTGCGCTCCTCCATGGTTGTACTCTTCCACCACGGCAACGCCGAGGATCTCGGCGGCACCTTCAGCTACGCGCAGTccatcgcctgcgcctttggcgcggcggtggtgataTACGACTACTGCGGTTACGGCTTCTCTGGCTTTCCCGACGCTTCGACCCGGGCGGAGGTGACGGAGAAGAGTGTCTACAGCGATGCCGATCACATGTACGAccacctcctttccctcgGCTACCCTGCCTACCGCATCGTGATCGTCGGCCGATCTGTCGGAGGCGGGCCAGCCTGCTATCTGGCCGAGAAATACCACAAGGAAGTGGGTGGTCTGGTGTTGATCTCGACCTTTACTTCCTGTCTGCGCGTCGTCTCGTCTTGTTGCCTTCCAtacctgtgctgctgcctcgaTTTGTTCCCTAACTACCGCCGTATTGATCACGTAATGGAGTGCCCGGTGCTGGTGATGCATGGAACCCACGACGAAGTTGTTCCATACCGCTGTTCGCGCGAGTTGCTCGAAGATATCGTGAAACACCGCACCAGGGCGCTGCAACGGCTCCTGAAGAAGCGTGAGTGGGCGCGGGCAAACCAGGCAAAAGGCTCGACCACGCGTCGAGttgcctcagcagcaccaatAAACACCGCGCTGGGATTCATGACTGTCGGCGTGTCGGACGAGCTGgtcaccgcctccctcccgcccGTTGACGAAGTCAGTGTGTTCGACCTCTACCGCCGCGCCTACGATAGCCTGCCCGAGGCAGTGCGACGGATGGCAGAGGAGAGTCTCGACGTTACCGCTGCCGACGTGAGTATCGGTGTCTTTCACCGGTGGTTCTCTGGCTGCGGGCACAACAACATCAAGGCACGAGAGGAGCGCGCTTTTTCTGAGGTTTTTAAGTACTTTTTGTGTTTCACAGCCGCCTTCTCGTTGGAGCGGGAGGCGCTGTTGTCATCCAAGTCGGCCGCTAGTGTAGCTAGGGTATCTGGTGACTTTGCCCTAAGGGCTCACAGCGAGGACCGCGAGTAG
- a CDS encoding putative DNA mismatch repair protein, producing MADERDGSVVQAFLALGEDTSKHFRMFSRGSNPGCYVLGWWATFVAKEYIKSTAVLKQWPAGGSSSSGTIDVVVVNDALCKEVIRDCLLRRGVSVEYYERETPGGPYVCRQRGSPGNITDFEASLFEFEETEIQLLASGSLVFGAKQDTQPKIGFAALNNTLRQLSFAEYTDTPQLTSLDALVAQTNLKELLLCVMSPTASAGGEANLDDDDRITAVRRICERCGVQLSVRTLREVQQLQTREASAKGIEALAEILRVPEERLPLELCPIARHAVENILSRIDVMDSSNQRAFYLRRIVPSTYVKLDSAAIEALNLVSKKPEPRGSLPTSVFSWLNRCHTGMGARAMRQWLLQPLRCVDDINQRLTMVELFVENPILRDMFTAQVLKRCGDMDRLNRKLQRRSLALKETQAFLEFVAVVPAALQTLSTYTGPQSKLLKDEFIAPMEDINEHMKNLKTLIEATVDFSDRNAVRMNATFDDELQDLHEQLTATQRQIEKEYNHVLSKYGWNEKQLKYEYHGTYGYVFRVSRKEDRQLRSAKELITLSTSKDGVRFVSEKMAVLSEQYRRVSADYETRQMDLKRKLVDTIASYLPVLDDAKELIATLDVYVAWALVVRDCPRPMVRPVLREAPEPVTLVKQEGAVVRSADSAPLLSFKGLRHPLVELRLPGYKANSLHLTTHTNGLLITGPNMGGKSTYMRSVGVAVVLAQAGCFVPADAAEVQVRDAVMCRVGATDHLAQGVSTFMVEMLESAAIISGATSETLAIVDELGRGTSTYDGFGLAWAIAQDVAARVRATLLFSSHFHELTQLPQQCGALQNVHFGAEVDEAAGTLRFSYTLQPGPCGRSYGLYVASLAHLPESVIECAKVKAAEWETFEKEDVAKCSAGATPDEAIARKVSAYAKRIRALEQQGSSDNHDKAAKQLRLEIQQDADVRPYLCKVA from the coding sequence ATGGCGGACGAACGCGACGGTAGCGTCGTACAGGCCTTCCTGGCCCTCGGGGAAGACACTAGCAAACACTTTCGCATGTTCTCCAGAGGCTCCAACCCGGGATGCTACGTGCTGGGCTGGTGGGCCACCTTTGTAGCTAAGGAGTACATCAAGTCCACCGCTGTGCTGAAGCAGTGGCCCGCTGgcggcagctcctcctcgggTACGATCGATGTTGTCGTCGTGAATGACGCACTCTGCAAGGAGGTTATCCGCGACtgcctgctgcggcgcggaGTGTCGGTCGAGTACTACGAGCGAGAGACCCCCGGCGGGCCGTACGTGTGCCGGCAGCGCGGCTCACCGGGGAATATCACCGACTTCGAGGCATCACTTTTTGAGTTTGAGGAGACAGAGATTCAGCTGCTGGCGAGTGGCTCCCTTGTATTCGGCGCGAAACAGGACACTCAGCCAAAGATTGGCTTTGCAGCGCTGAATAACACGCTACGACAGCTGAGCTTTGCTGAGTACACGGACACTCCGCAGCTCACCAGCCTGGACGCGCTCGTCGCACAGACAAACTTGAAGGAgcttcttttgtgtgtgatGTCGCCCACCGCTTCTGCCGGCGGCGAAGCAAACTTGGACGACGATGACCGTATCACCGCAGTGCGCCGTATCTGTGAGCGGTGCGGTGTGCAACTGAGCGTGCGCACCCTGCGCGAggttcagcagctgcagacgaGAGAAGCCTCTGCGAAGGGAATCGAGGCACTGGCAGAGATTCTGCGAGTGCCAGAGGAGCGACTGCCGTTAGAGTTATGCCCGATCGCGCGACACGCTGTGGAGAACATCCTCAGTCGCATCGATGTGATGGACTCGTCGAATCAGCGCGCCTTCTACTTGCGCCGCATCGTGCCGTCCACGTATGTGAAGCTGGACAGCGCGGCGATCGAAGCGCTGAACCTGGTGAGCAAGAAGCCGGAGCCGCGCGGCTCCCTTCCGACGTCTGTGTTCTCGTGGCTGAATCGTTGTCACACCGGCATGGGCGCGCGTGCGATGCGGcagtggctgctgcagccgctccgTTGCGTCGACGACATCAACCAGCGCCTCACCATGGTGGAACTCTTCGTGGAGAACCCCATTCTGCGCGACATGTTTACAGCCCAGGTGCTGAAACGGTGTGGCGACATGGATCGACTTAATCGCAaactgcagcggcgcagcctCGCTCTTAAGGAGACGCAGGCGTTCCTGGAGTTTGTCGCGGTTGTCCCTGCCGCGCTACAGACTCTGAGCACCTACACAGGTCCACAGTCGAAGCTCTTGAAAGATGAGTTCATTGCCCCGATGGAGGACATCAACGAGCACATGAAAAACCTGAAGACGTTGATCGAGGCAACCGTGGACTTCAGTGACCGCAATGCCGTCCGCATGAACGCCACCTTCGACGACGAGCTGCAGGACCTGCACGAACAACTCACAgccacgcagcggcagatcGAGAAGGAATACAACCACGTCCTGAGCAAGTACGGGTGGAATGAGAAGCAGCTCAAGTACGAGTACCACGGCACGTATGGTTACGTCTTCCGTGTCTCTCGCAAGGAGGAtcgccagctgcgcagcgcaaaGGAGCTGATTACGTTAAGCACGTCCAAGGACGGCGTGCGGTTTGTGTCGGAGAAGATGGCGGTCCTCAGCGAGCAGTACCGGCGCGTCAGCGCCGACTACGAGACGCGGCAGATGGACCTCAAGCGCAAGCTAGTGGATACCATCGCCTCCTACCTGCCCGTGCTCGACGACGCCAAGGAGCTGATAGCAACTCTGGACGTTTACGTTGCCTGGGCTCTCGTAGTGAGGGATTGTCCGCGTCCGATGGTGCGGCCAGTTTTACGCGAGGCCCCGGAGCCTGTAACGCTAGTGAAGCAGGAGGGGGCAGtcgtgcgcagcgcagactcggcgccgcttctctctttcaagGGACTTCGGCATCCTTTGGTAGAGTTGCGCCTTCCAGGTTACAAGGCCAACTCTCTCCATCTCACCACGCACACGAACGGGCTGCTCATTACTGGACCCAACATGGGCGGCAAGTCCACGTACATGCGCAGTGTCGGCGTCGCTgtggtgctggcgcaggCAGGCTGTTTTGTGCCCGCTGATGCGGCGGAAGTGCAGGTGCGCGACGCTGTCATGTGCCGAGTCGGCGCGACCGATCATCTGGCGCAGGGTGTCTCAACCTTTATGGTGGAGATGCTCGAGTCTGCTGCGATTATCTCTGGTGCGACGTCGGAAACCCTCGCCATCGTCGACGAGCTCGGCCGTGGCACGTCCACGTACGATGGCTTCGGGTTGGCGTGGGCGATTGCCCAGGACGTGGCGGCGCGTGTTCGCGCCACTCTCTTGTTTTCTAGCCACTTTCACGAGCTGACGCAGCTCCCGCAGCAGTGTGGCGCTCTGCAGAACGTGCACTTTGGCGCCGAGGTCGACGAGGCAGCGGGAACGCTGCGCTTCTCCTACACCCTCCAGCCAGGGCCGTGCGGACGCAGCTACGGCCTGTATGTCGCCTCATTGGCGCACCTGCCAGAGTCGGTGATTGAGTGCGCCAAGGTGAAGGCCGCCGAGTGGGAAACCTTTGAAAAAGAGGATGTCGCAAAGTGCAGTGCTGGAGCAACGCCTGACGAGGCGATAGCGCGGAAGGTTTCGGCGTACGCCAAGCGCATCCGTGCGCTAGAGCAGCAGGGATCCAGCGACAATCACGACAAAGCGGCGAAGCAGCTAAGGCTAGAGATCCAGCAGGACGCAGATGTGCGTCCGTATCTCTGCAAAGTGGCGTAG